From the genome of Mucispirillum schaedleri ASF457:
TTGAAGGTGTAACTAACGGATTTTCTAAAAATCTTGAAATAATCGGTGTAGGTTATAAAGTTGTTATGAAAGGTAAAGATTTAGACCTTTCTATGGGCTTTTCTCACCCAGTTATATTTAAAGCACCAGAAGGTATAGAGTTTTCAGTTGATGGAACTACTAAAATCTCAGTAAAAGGTATAGATAAACAGCTTGTTGGTCAAGTTGCAGCAAATATCCGCAAAATAAGAAAACCAGAGCCATACAAAGGTAAAGGTATCCGTTATGCAGGTGAATATGTTGCTATGAAAGCTGGTAAATCTGGTAAAAAATAAGGAGAGCAGATAGTGAGCAGGTTGAATAAAGCTGACGGACGCGTTAGGCGTCATATCAGATTAAGAAAAAAAATCCGCGGGACAGAGTCTCGTCCACGCCTTGCTGTATTTAAAAGTAATACAAACATATATGCTCAGGTTATCAATGATAAAACTGGGGAAACTATTGTTTCAGCAAGCTCTCTTGAGAAAGAGTTCCGTGCAAAATTCGGTGGTAAATTAAACATTGAAGTTGCTAAAACTATTGGCGAAACAGTTGCTAAACGCGCTAAAGAAAAAGGTGTGCAGGCAGTTGTATTTGATAGAGGTGGCTTTATATATCATGGCAGAATAAAAGCATTAGCAGACAGCGCACGCGAAGCTGGTCTTGAATTCTAATTAGGGGGTATGATTTGAGTACAGAAGAAAAACAATTATCTGATAAAGTTGTTCACATTGGCAGAGTTACAAAAGTTGTTAAGGGTGGACGCATATTCAAGTTTACAGCCCTTGTTGTAGTTGGTGACCACAATGGTAATGTAGGTATCGGTCATGGTAAAGCAAGAGAAGTGCCTGATGCTATTCGTAAAGCTATGGATAATGCTAAGAAAAATATGGTAGCTATTCCAGTTGCAAAAGGCAGTATCCCGCACGAAATTATTGGTAAATTTGGAGCAAGTGAAATTATTATGAAGCCAGCTGCTCCTGGTACCGGTATCATTGCTGGTGGAGCAGTTCGTTCATTATTTGAACTTGCTGGTATCCACAATATTCTTGCTAAATCTGTTAGAAGCAGAAATCCATATAACTCTTTATATGCTGCTATGAATGGATTTAAAAATTTAAGAACAATAGATCAGGTTGCATCAGCACGCGGTCTTGAAATTTCAGACATTATTAAAAATAATAAATAATTTATGGGGCATAAAGCCCCATAAATTTTATCATTCCTTATATACTTACTAAAAATTTTATATAGTATCCTAACAATTTCGCAGTATTAAATGCTCTATAAACACAATATGTTTCGGCAATACTTCAGAATAGGCATTATATGGCATTACTCTGAATAATAAAAATATCTCAATTATATCATATTGAACCCAAAAGGCGAAATATCTATATTGTAAAATGCAACCTATAATATAGTATTAGATAAACAGATTAATAAAAATTGCGAACCAATTAATACATTTTTATATATTTAAAATGGTAAAATCTAAAAACGATTGCGAAAAAGTGAATAAATAAAAAAGTGGTTGTTAAAACTCTTTAAATAAAATAATATTTTTTAGCTAAAAAATAAAGTAAGAGAGGTAACAACCACAAATGGATACTACACCAAAAAATCGTAAAAATAAACACTTAAATGCATTTGAGTGTTATAAATTAGAAGGTCTGTTGAAATCCAAAGTTAGTGTGTTGGAAATAGCGTAGATATTATGCAGGTCTAAAAGCACGATATACCGAGAAATAAAGCGAGGGACAGTGGAATTTCTCAACAGTGACTTGAGTGTAAGGAAAGAATATAGTGCATACTATTCTCTAAATATAAGGCAAGGTTTAATGAGTAAAACAGGTAGGAAATTACAATATAACATTGAATATGGCTTATTAGACTATATACAGAGTAAGTTAGATGAGAAGTATTCCCCAGATGTTATATCTGGAGAGTTAAGGCATCAGTGTATATCAACAATAAGTACCCAAACAATATATAACTATATATCATTAGGACTATTAGAAAGTATAGAATATAGAAAATATACTAAACAATGTAAAAGTAATCCACGAACAGCCTATAATAATACACGCGGCAGAAGTATAGACGAACGACCATTTGAACTGAAAGAGCGACTATATGGCAATTGGGAGATGGATACAGTGGTGGGCAAACAAGGCAGTAAATCAGCCTTACTGGTGCTTACAGAACGAGTATCACGGTTTGAAATAATAATCAAATTAAGAAATAAAACACAGAAAAGTATAATAGCAGCATTAGATAAGTTAGAAAGAAAGTATAAAGATAAATTCAGCTTAATATTTAAGAGCATAACAGTAGATAATGGTGTAGAATTTTTAGATATGGCAGGTTTAGAAAAATCAGTGTATGATAAAGTATCTAAACGAACAACTATTTATTATGCTCACCCTTATTGCTCTTGGGAGAGGGGAAGTAATGAGAATAATAATAAACTTATAAGGAAATTTATTAAAAAGAAAACTGATATTAAAAACTTTTCAGCTGCTTATATTAAAAAAATACAAGACTGGATGAATAATTATCCTAGAAAAT
Proteins encoded in this window:
- a CDS encoding IS30 family transposase; translation: MEFLNSDLSVRKEYSAYYSLNIRQGLMSKTGRKLQYNIEYGLLDYIQSKLDEKYSPDVISGELRHQCISTISTQTIYNYISLGLLESIEYRKYTKQCKSNPRTAYNNTRGRSIDERPFELKERLYGNWEMDTVVGKQGSKSALLVLTERVSRFEIIIKLRNKTQKSIIAALDKLERKYKDKFSLIFKSITVDNGVEFLDMAGLEKSVYDKVSKRTTIYYAHPYCSWERGSNENNNKLIRKFIKKKTDIKNFSAAYIKKIQDWMNNYPRKLFNYKSANDIFYENLNNCLKCCNRF
- the rpsE gene encoding 30S ribosomal protein S5, yielding MSTEEKQLSDKVVHIGRVTKVVKGGRIFKFTALVVVGDHNGNVGIGHGKAREVPDAIRKAMDNAKKNMVAIPVAKGSIPHEIIGKFGASEIIMKPAAPGTGIIAGGAVRSLFELAGIHNILAKSVRSRNPYNSLYAAMNGFKNLRTIDQVASARGLEISDIIKNNK
- the rplF gene encoding 50S ribosomal protein L6 — encoded protein: MAQNSQTAQKPKVKVSRIGKTPITIPAGVKVNVEGFLVKVEGPKGKLSQEISEGIIVKVDGSQVIVECADGSIGLRQKHGLFRTLIANMVEGVTNGFSKNLEIIGVGYKVVMKGKDLDLSMGFSHPVIFKAPEGIEFSVDGTTKISVKGIDKQLVGQVAANIRKIRKPEPYKGKGIRYAGEYVAMKAGKSGKK
- the rplR gene encoding 50S ribosomal protein L18, encoding MVSRLNKADGRVRRHIRLRKKIRGTESRPRLAVFKSNTNIYAQVINDKTGETIVSASSLEKEFRAKFGGKLNIEVAKTIGETVAKRAKEKGVQAVVFDRGGFIYHGRIKALADSAREAGLEF